A portion of the Raphanus sativus cultivar WK10039 unplaced genomic scaffold, ASM80110v3 Scaffold2885, whole genome shotgun sequence genome contains these proteins:
- the LOC130506099 gene encoding uncharacterized protein LOC130506099, whose protein sequence is MPNIANLDFEPLSVKGDNYLQWALDIEISLGAKGLEECIVEGNESSKKDNAKALMMIRHHIEESLKAQYLTVSNPYELWKELKSRYNHQKTVILPEAMYEWTHLRIQDFKSVNEYNSALFRIVSKMRLCGEKITDKQLLEKTYQTMSSSNMLLQQQYSRKNNELLMKNNDLRPPGTKPVPDAHHASKEGKNNSEANHVQYDQRGRGSSFGRGRGRGGQWRGRGRGGYGRGRYNPYERPNQSSNGRGRGRGNGSTTRPQNTGNSVCHRCGVSNHWAKNCRTPKHLVDLYQESIKGKNPEAHMVYKDGEDDFDHDKDDLMEYETSDILKNDQVD, encoded by the exons ATGCCAAACATTGCAAACTTGGATTTTGAACCCCTAAGTGTAAAGGGTGACAATTACCTTCAGTGGGCTTTAGACATTGAAATCTCCCTCGGAGCCAAAGGCCTAGAGGAGTGTATTGTCGAAGGAAATGAATCAAGTAAGAAAGACAATGCTAAAGCCCTCATGATGATTCGCCATCACATTGAGGAGAGCTTGAAAGCTCAATATCTCACAGTGAGCAATCCATACGAGTTATGGAAAGAGTTGAAATCGAGATATAATCACCAAAAGACTGTGATCCTTCCGGAAGCCATGTATGAATGGACTCATCTCAGGATTCAAGACTTTAAGTCTGTGAATGAATATAACTCAGCCTTGTTCAGGATAGTCTCAAAGATGAGACTATGTGGCGAGAAAATAACTGATAAGCAGCTACTGGAAAAGACTTATCAGACAATGTCATCAAGCAACATGTTGCTCCAGCAACAATATAGCAGAAAG AATAATGAGTTGCTTATGAAGAATAATGACCTGAGACCACCCGGAACCAAACCTGTTCCTGATGCACATCATGCCTCAAAAGAAGGTAAGAACAACTCCGAAGCTAACCATGTCCAATATGACCAAAGGGGTCGCGGTTCCTCATTTGGAAGAGGTCGCGGCCGTGGAGGTCAGTGGCGAGGACGTGGACGTGGTGGCTATGGGAGAGGGCGTTACAACCCTTATGAGCGCCCAAACCAGTCCAGCAATGGGCGTGGTAGAGGCAGAGGCAATGGGTCGACTACTCGACCACAGAATACAGGAAACTCAGTGTGTCATAGGTGCGGAGTATCTAACCATTGGGCAAAGAACTGCCGAACCCCAAAACACCTGGTTGATCTCTACCAAGAGAGCATCAAAGGCAAGAACCCGGAGGCTCACATGGTATACAAGGATGGCGAGGATGACTTTGATCATGACAAGGATGATCTCATGGAATATGAGACTTCAGACATTCTGAAAAATGACCAAGTTGATTAA